Proteins encoded in a region of the Caballeronia sp. M1242 genome:
- a CDS encoding recombinase-like helix-turn-helix domain-containing protein: MMDRYLEPHQARQRPPTQYENLLGDAIERAFAQGITVLPELVAYLNEFGPRAQNADNWTEENFRAEMARLGQ, from the coding sequence ATGATGGATCGATATCTGGAGCCGCATCAGGCGCGGCAGCGTCCCCCGACGCAATATGAAAACCTGCTGGGCGATGCAATCGAGCGCGCGTTCGCGCAGGGCATCACCGTTCTGCCGGAACTGGTTGCCTATCTGAACGAATTCGGACCGCGCGCGCAAAACGCCGATAACTGGACCGAAGAGAACTTCCGTGCCGAAATGGCGCGGCTCGGACAGTAA
- a CDS encoding aromatic ring-hydroxylating dioxygenase subunit alpha: MNTDQKDDIESTLQRGLQNLWYPICPSSFVKQEPVSLRRLGRKLVFWRDTDGTPYALEDHCPHRGAPLSRGVVLGDRIQCGYHGVHVRCDGVVTSVPGSPGCKLEGSRGARSFHVQERAGALWLYNSATNIDEAPPLVLPEELTGDAFSSFLCYTEWKGDYRYVLDNVMDPMHGAYLHKQSHSMSEGDISATFTIRDTDRGFVFEKVGQRDVNFDWTEWADTGTHWMRLEIPYPKTGGPGGNFIIIGSYTPIAPNLAAVFHWRCRKVEGWQRDTWRFLYRNRLEARHWAVLEQDREILEFMEPDANKNEHLYQHDMGIVRLRRHLKNLAKAQIEGGAAR, encoded by the coding sequence ATGAATACGGATCAGAAAGACGACATCGAAAGCACGCTGCAACGCGGCCTGCAGAACCTGTGGTATCCCATTTGCCCGTCATCGTTCGTGAAGCAGGAGCCGGTATCGCTGCGCAGGCTCGGGCGCAAGCTCGTGTTCTGGCGCGATACCGACGGCACGCCGTATGCGCTCGAAGACCATTGTCCGCATCGCGGCGCGCCGCTCTCGCGCGGTGTCGTGCTGGGCGATCGCATTCAGTGCGGCTATCACGGCGTGCATGTGCGCTGCGATGGCGTCGTTACCTCGGTGCCGGGCAGTCCCGGCTGCAAGCTCGAAGGCTCCCGCGGCGCGCGCTCGTTCCATGTGCAGGAGCGCGCCGGCGCGCTGTGGCTGTACAACTCGGCGACCAACATCGACGAAGCGCCGCCCCTCGTGCTCCCCGAAGAACTGACGGGCGACGCGTTCTCGTCCTTCCTGTGCTACACGGAATGGAAGGGCGATTATCGCTACGTGCTCGACAACGTGATGGACCCGATGCACGGCGCGTACCTTCACAAGCAGTCGCACTCCATGTCAGAGGGCGACATCAGCGCGACCTTCACGATTCGCGATACGGATCGCGGTTTCGTCTTCGAGAAAGTGGGCCAGCGCGATGTGAACTTCGACTGGACCGAATGGGCCGATACGGGCACGCACTGGATGCGCCTCGAAATCCCGTATCCGAAGACGGGTGGTCCCGGCGGCAACTTCATCATTATCGGCAGCTATACACCGATCGCGCCGAATCTCGCGGCCGTGTTCCACTGGCGTTGCCGCAAGGTCGAAGGCTGGCAGCGCGATACGTGGCGCTTCCTGTACCGCAACCGTCTCGAAGCGCGTCACTGGGCCGTGCTCGAACAGGATCGCGAGATCCTGGAGTTCATGGAGCCGGACGCGAACAAGAACGAACATCTGTATCAGCACGATATGGGCATCGTGAGATTGCGCCGTCATCTGAAGAATCTCGCGAAGGCGCAGATCGAAGGCGGGGCGGCGCGATGA
- a CDS encoding RidA family protein, which produces MTTVARVQCEQVPDAPHATWSNALVIGNEIVMSGMTAHPAGQLSTYDQTMRVLEKIRALVETAGGDIGCITKLVVYVTDIADKTEVGRARQAFFDEHVQAGGVYPCSTLVEVSGLVFPELRVEIEACARLDIARRATK; this is translated from the coding sequence ATGACGACCGTTGCGCGCGTGCAGTGCGAGCAGGTTCCCGACGCGCCGCACGCGACATGGAGCAACGCGCTCGTCATCGGCAATGAGATCGTGATGTCGGGCATGACCGCGCATCCGGCAGGCCAGTTGTCCACTTACGATCAGACGATGCGCGTGCTGGAGAAGATTCGCGCGCTCGTCGAGACGGCGGGCGGCGACATCGGCTGCATTACGAAGCTCGTGGTCTATGTCACCGATATCGCCGACAAGACGGAAGTCGGACGCGCGCGCCAAGCGTTTTTCGACGAGCATGTGCAAGCCGGCGGCGTGTATCCGTGTTCGACGCTCGTCGAAGTATCAGGTCTCGTGTTTCCGGAACTGCGCGTGGAGATCGAAGCGTGCGCGCGGCTGGATATCGCGAGGCGCGCGACCAAGTAG
- a CDS encoding PDR/VanB family oxidoreductase, whose translation MSNSPSMTALVRTLRHEAPGIMSIELVPPRGERFPGFEPGAHIDLHLASGLLRSYSLLNPCGETDRYVVGVQIDKKGRGGSRFIHDNFRVGMSVQLSAPRNLFSLDENAGHSVLIAGGIGVTPILCMYRRLIELGRPVQMLYCARSAEHAAFIDELRALGGKLDVHFDDENDRRPADLKAYLSQVPADAHVYCCGPAPMLDAFDAACEAVGIANRHIERFQAVPQAAPAVNHGYSVELARSKKLIDVAPGLTLLDSLLEAGVEVEHSCMEGICGSCETRVLGGCPDHRDSVLSASERATNRVMMVCVSGCKGEKLVLDL comes from the coding sequence ATGAGCAATTCACCCAGCATGACAGCCCTCGTTCGCACGTTGCGTCACGAGGCGCCGGGCATCATGAGCATCGAACTGGTGCCGCCGCGCGGCGAACGCTTTCCCGGTTTCGAGCCGGGTGCGCATATCGACCTGCATCTCGCGAGCGGGCTCTTGCGCAGCTATTCGCTGCTCAATCCGTGCGGCGAGACGGACCGCTATGTGGTCGGCGTGCAGATCGACAAGAAAGGGCGGGGCGGTTCACGCTTCATCCACGACAACTTCCGCGTAGGCATGAGCGTGCAGTTGTCCGCGCCGCGCAACCTGTTTTCGCTCGATGAAAACGCCGGGCATAGCGTGCTGATCGCGGGCGGCATCGGCGTGACGCCGATTCTGTGCATGTACCGGCGGTTGATCGAACTCGGGCGGCCGGTGCAGATGCTGTACTGCGCGCGCAGTGCGGAACATGCGGCGTTCATCGACGAATTGCGCGCGCTCGGCGGCAAGCTGGACGTGCATTTCGACGATGAGAACGACCGCCGCCCCGCCGATCTGAAAGCGTACCTGTCGCAGGTTCCCGCCGATGCCCATGTGTACTGCTGCGGCCCCGCGCCCATGCTCGACGCCTTCGATGCAGCGTGCGAAGCGGTCGGCATCGCGAACCGGCATATCGAGCGGTTTCAGGCCGTCCCGCAGGCCGCGCCTGCCGTGAATCACGGCTACAGCGTGGAACTGGCGCGCAGCAAGAAGCTGATCGACGTGGCGCCCGGCTTGACCTTGCTCGACTCATTGCTCGAAGCAGGCGTAGAAGTCGAGCATAGCTGCATGGAAGGCATTTGCGGTTCGTGCGAAACCCGCGTGCTGGGCGGCTGCCCCGATCATCGCGATTCCGTGCTGAGCGCATCCGAACGCGCGACGAATCGGGTCATGATGGTATGCGTCTCGGGTTGCAAGGGCGAGAAGCTCGTCCTCGATCTTTGA
- a CDS encoding IclR family transcriptional regulator → MARATTTRTTKPSKADTARDTHEHDAPGVESATASDDDPAAGSGYSVPGLERGLRILAEFSSHEPVLGAPELSRRIGIPRTTTFRLLQTLESLGFLERAADERSYRLGVAVLRLGFEYLSSLELTDFGQPILDRLRDDTGLSAHLLIRDERDVVFVARAQTRDPMFSSVKVHVGTRLPAHATVHGHVLMGDLTPADLRRLYPERQLERFTERTPATVDELYQRIRATAAQGYAVSEASFERGISAISAPVRDQTGRIVAALTVTVPRSDISEDERAPLVARACQAALDLSARLNYRPRVGDPTLSYANA, encoded by the coding sequence ATGGCGCGAGCAACCACGACACGCACGACGAAGCCGTCCAAGGCGGACACCGCCCGCGATACACACGAACACGACGCGCCGGGGGTGGAATCCGCAACCGCATCTGACGACGATCCGGCCGCCGGCTCCGGCTATTCCGTGCCGGGGCTCGAGCGCGGCCTGCGCATTCTCGCGGAGTTTTCATCGCACGAGCCGGTGCTCGGCGCGCCGGAGTTATCACGGCGCATCGGCATTCCTCGCACGACGACCTTTCGCCTGTTGCAAACGCTGGAATCGCTCGGCTTTCTGGAGCGCGCGGCGGACGAGCGCAGCTATCGACTGGGCGTCGCGGTGTTGCGGCTCGGCTTCGAATATCTCAGTTCGCTCGAACTCACCGATTTCGGCCAGCCGATCCTCGACCGTCTGCGCGACGATACCGGCCTGAGCGCCCATTTGCTGATTCGCGATGAGCGCGATGTCGTCTTCGTCGCGCGCGCGCAAACGCGCGATCCTATGTTCAGTTCCGTCAAGGTACACGTCGGCACGCGTCTGCCCGCGCATGCGACCGTGCACGGACACGTGCTCATGGGCGATCTGACGCCCGCCGACCTGCGTCGTCTCTATCCCGAACGTCAACTGGAGCGTTTCACCGAGCGCACGCCCGCGACCGTCGATGAGCTGTATCAGCGGATCCGCGCCACCGCAGCTCAGGGTTACGCGGTAAGCGAAGCGTCGTTCGAACGCGGCATTTCCGCGATCAGCGCGCCGGTGCGCGATCAGACCGGACGCATCGTGGCGGCGCTGACGGTGACGGTGCCGCGCTCCGATATCAGCGAAGACGAACGCGCGCCGCTCGTGGCGCGGGCATGCCAGGCCGCACTCGATCTGTCGGCGCGGCTCAACTATCGACCGCGCGTGGGCGATCCGACGCTGTCGTACGCAAACGCCTGA